In Betaproteobacteria bacterium, the following proteins share a genomic window:
- a CDS encoding fructose-bisphosphate aldolase class II, translating into MALVSMRQLLDHAAENGYGLPAFNVNNLEQVQAIMEAAAETDSPVIMQASAGARKYAGETFLKYLIEAAVATYPNTPVAMHQDHGQSPAVCEGAIKLGFSSVMMDGSLQADGKSIASYEYNVDVTKQVVDMAHRLGVSVEGELGCLGSLETMMGDKEDGHGAEGKMTREMLLTDPEQAADFVKKTGVDALAIAIGTSHGAYKFTRKPTGDILAIDRIKAIHARIPNTHLVMHGSSSVPQDLLQIIRDNGGEMKETYGVPVEEIQEGIKHGVRKVNIDTDIRLAMTAAVRKYLNANKSAFDPRDFLKPARAAAKEICRQRYQQFGCAGQGSKLAPVTLEKMAARYAKGELKAVVV; encoded by the coding sequence ATGGCACTCGTATCGATGCGTCAACTGCTGGACCACGCGGCCGAGAACGGCTACGGCCTTCCCGCCTTCAACGTGAACAACCTGGAGCAGGTGCAGGCGATCATGGAGGCGGCCGCCGAGACCGACAGCCCGGTGATCATGCAGGCCTCCGCCGGCGCGCGGAAATACGCCGGCGAGACTTTCCTCAAGTACCTGATCGAGGCGGCCGTCGCGACCTATCCCAACACACCCGTCGCCATGCACCAGGACCACGGCCAGTCGCCGGCGGTGTGCGAAGGCGCCATCAAGCTGGGCTTCTCCAGCGTGATGATGGACGGCTCGCTGCAGGCCGACGGCAAGTCGATCGCCTCCTACGAATACAACGTGGATGTGACGAAACAGGTGGTCGACATGGCGCACCGCCTCGGCGTCTCCGTCGAGGGCGAGTTGGGCTGCCTGGGGTCGCTCGAGACGATGATGGGCGACAAGGAGGACGGGCACGGCGCCGAGGGCAAGATGACGCGCGAGATGCTCCTCACCGACCCCGAGCAGGCCGCCGACTTCGTGAAGAAGACCGGCGTGGACGCGCTCGCCATCGCCATCGGCACTTCGCACGGCGCCTACAAGTTCACGAGGAAGCCCACCGGCGACATCCTCGCCATCGACCGCATCAAGGCGATCCATGCGCGCATCCCGAACACGCACCTGGTGATGCACGGCTCCTCGAGCGTGCCGCAGGACCTGCTGCAGATCATCCGCGACAACGGCGGCGAGATGAAGGAAACCTACGGCGTGCCCGTCGAGGAAATCCAGGAGGGCATCAAGCACGGCGTGCGCAAGGTGAACATCGACACCGACATCCGTCTCGCGATGACCGCCGCGGTGCGCAAGTACCTCAACGCGAACAAGAGCGCCTTCGATCCGCGCGACTTCCTGAAGCCCGCACGCGCGGCCGCGAAGGAGATCTGCAGGCAGCGCTACCAGCAGTTCGGCTGCGCCGGCCAGGGCTCGAAGCTCGCGCCCGTCACGCTGGAGAAGATGGCGGCTCGCTATGCGAAGGGCGAGCTGAAGGCGGTCGTCGTCTGA
- a CDS encoding phosphoribosylaminoimidazolesuccinocarboxamide synthase gives MDVFESSLESLPLIARGKVRDIYAVGDDRMLLLASDRLSAYDVVMPTPIPEKGRVLTEVANFWFAKLAGVVPNHLTGIDPESVVAPQEREQVRGRSIVVKKLKPLPVEAVVRGYLEGSGWKEYRESQSVCGIKLPPGLERASKLPQPIFTPATKAEAGMHDENITFERMAQIVGEARAKEVRDVAIRLYTTAAEFALTKGIIIADTKFEFGTDAGGTLHLIDEILTPDSSRFWPLATYKVGESPESFDKQYVRNWLDSIGFARKPPAPQVPREVALKTSEKYQEALKRLCA, from the coding sequence ATGGACGTCTTCGAATCCAGCCTGGAGTCGCTGCCGCTCATCGCGCGCGGGAAGGTGCGTGACATCTACGCCGTAGGCGACGACAGGATGCTGCTCCTGGCGAGCGACCGCCTTTCCGCCTACGACGTGGTGATGCCCACGCCCATCCCCGAAAAGGGCCGTGTCCTCACGGAGGTGGCGAACTTCTGGTTCGCGAAGCTCGCCGGCGTCGTGCCGAATCACCTGACCGGCATCGACCCGGAAAGCGTCGTGGCGCCGCAGGAGCGCGAGCAGGTGCGCGGCCGCTCGATCGTGGTGAAGAAGCTCAAGCCCCTGCCGGTGGAAGCGGTCGTTCGCGGCTACCTCGAGGGCTCGGGGTGGAAGGAGTACCGGGAATCGCAGAGTGTGTGCGGCATCAAGCTGCCGCCGGGACTCGAGCGCGCCTCCAAGCTGCCGCAGCCCATCTTCACCCCGGCCACCAAGGCCGAGGCCGGGATGCACGACGAGAACATCACGTTCGAGCGAATGGCGCAGATCGTGGGGGAAGCGCGCGCGAAGGAAGTGCGCGACGTCGCGATCAGGCTCTACACGACGGCGGCCGAGTTCGCGCTCACGAAGGGCATCATCATCGCCGACACCAAGTTCGAGTTCGGCACGGACGCGGGCGGAACGCTGCACCTCATCGACGAGATCCTCACGCCGGACTCCTCCCGTTTCTGGCCGCTCGCGACGTACAAGGTGGGAGAGAGCCCGGAGAGCTTCGACAAGCAGTACGTGCGCAACTGGCTCGATTCGATCGGCTTCGCGAGGAAGCCCCCGGCGCCGCAAGTGCCGCGCGAGGTGGCGCTGAAGACCTCGGAGAAGTACCAGGAGGCGCTCAAGCGGCTCTGCGCATGA
- a CDS encoding HAD-IA family hydrolase: protein MRRAVLLDMGGVLVELGGERPFLELMGGNLTAAEMWRRWLASPAVRAHETGRMETGEFTRAAVREFGLSVTPEEFLVHFRGWLRGPYDGAHELLDELAARHDTAILTNISGVHWPIAASYGLFERVGRVIASHHVGEIKPDRAFFELALAELRIGADAAVFFDDNAVNVEGARSCGIEAYVVRGVEETRAKLADMDLLSR, encoded by the coding sequence ATGAGACGGGCCGTCCTCCTCGACATGGGGGGCGTACTCGTGGAGCTGGGCGGCGAGCGGCCCTTCCTCGAGCTGATGGGCGGCAACCTCACCGCCGCGGAGATGTGGCGGCGCTGGCTCGCCTCCCCGGCGGTCCGCGCCCACGAGACGGGCCGCATGGAAACGGGCGAGTTCACCCGCGCCGCCGTGCGCGAATTCGGGCTTTCGGTCACCCCCGAGGAGTTCCTCGTGCATTTCAGGGGGTGGCTCCGTGGCCCCTACGACGGGGCACACGAGCTCCTCGACGAACTCGCCGCGCGCCACGACACGGCCATCCTCACCAACATCAGTGGCGTGCATTGGCCCATCGCGGCCTCCTACGGCCTGTTCGAGCGCGTCGGGCGAGTCATCGCCTCGCACCACGTGGGCGAGATCAAGCCCGACCGGGCCTTCTTCGAGCTGGCGCTCGCCGAGCTGCGCATCGGCGCGGACGCGGCCGTATTCTTCGACGACAACGCCGTCAACGTGGAAGGGGCGCGGTCCTGCGGGATCGAGGCCTACGTCGTCCGCGGCGTCGAAGAGACGCGCGCAAAGCTCGCCGACATGGACTTGCTTTCCCGCTGA